TTTGCCATCTATATGCAGCACTCCTTCCCTTTCGCACATCTTCTCCTCCGTGTTACTACGAATCAGACCGCGAAACATTTCACCATTCGAAAACGATTTGCGGACGTGCTATTCTATTTCTGAGGTGATTGAACATGTTGCAACAATACAAAACCATTGCTGGCTACGGGGAGGACGAGATCGTCATCGAGCGCTCCCGTTTTATCGGATATGCACAGCGTGTCACCAGCGAGGAGGAAGCGGCGGCATTTATCGCGATGATCAAAAAGAAGCATTGGGACGCCACCCATAACTGCTCTGCTTTTGTGATCGGCGAAAATGACCAGATTCAGCGTTCCAGCGACGATGGCGAGCCCAGCGGCACAGCCGGAAAGCCGATCCTGGAGTGCATCAAGAAAAATGGCGTGAAGGATACGGCCGTCGTGGTGACCCGCTATTTCGGCGGCATCAAGCTGGGTGCCGGCGGGCTGGTGCGGGCCTATACAGCAGGTACTGTGATCGCACTGAAAGCGGCTGGCATCGTCGTCCACACGCTTCACCAGAAAATTTCGGTCAGCGTCGACTACACCTGGTGGGGCAAGGTCGAAAATGAGCTGCGCATCGGCGGACAGCGCGTGGTCGGGACGGATTATACAGACAAGGTGACCGTGCATGTCCTGATTCCGGATGGCGAGCAGGATGCGTTCGTCGAACAGATGACGGATTTGACCAATGGCCAAGGCCAGATCGTCCTGGGGGAAAAGGAATACGTCGAGGTTCCGGTCGAGGCCATTGGAGAAGATGGACTGACGGATTAGCGCGTTCTTTCTATATAAAAGGAACGCAAGTAAAAAGAAAGCTGAAGAGGTGCAATCGCCTCTTCAGCTTTTTTGCATGCCCCCGAAGTCGGAACTACTACTTCGGCAGCTTTTTCAATTGCGTCATGACGCGGATGGTGATGACCGCCATTTCTGCGCGGGTCAGGTTATTTTCCGGCTTAAAGCTAAAAGTAGGCTTTTTAGCCGATGGATCATCGGGCTCTCCATTCATTAACTTAGCTTTGGCTACAGCCAGAACTGATGCTGTTGCATAGTAACTCACGTCTTTTCCATCCGTAAACATTTTATTTAATGCTTGTGCGGAGGATTCTGGAGTGCCTAGCTTGAGATTTAGTGCACGAGAAATCATTACGGCAGCTTCTTCACGGGTTAATGGATCATCCGGCCTAAAATATCCGGGAATCTTTCCACGAATGATACCTGCCCTTGCAGCCGTCTCGATATATTTGTAGTCATAGTCCCAATGGACAGGTCTTGGCCGAACATCCAAGAAAGTAGGTTGAACTGGATCGGTTTCGTTATTGTCATAATAGGGACCAGCATTTATCGGTAAATCCAAAGCTTTCACCAGCATTGTTGCGAATTCTCCACGTGACATGTCACGATTCGCACCAAAGGTACTGTAGCTATAGGCAGGCATGATCCCTTTAGAATAGAGTGTTTCCATAGCATCACGAGCAAAGTCATGGAATACGACATCTTCAAAGGATTCTCTGTTCTTCATCACCATGTAATATCCAAAACCTCTGAATGGTACCGTAATGGTTTTCTTTCCGGTATTTACAACCCCACCTACGTTCTTCCATTCAAATCCATTATGATAAAAAACGGTCATAATATTGTTTGCTGCATTGACAATGGACGAGTCGTATTGGATCGACAGCGTTCCTTCACGGCTGGGAACTAAATTTTCATCATATCGATCTCTAAATTCCCTACCGTCATTTTCATCATAGTAGGGATCTCGTCCTCCCGGATTTTTCACATCACCTGCATCAATATAATAAAGCGGACTTGCATAATTAAACCTTTCGTCTAGTACCAATCGGCTTTCCATCGAGTTTCCTGATATGTTTACTTGACCCGTCGTCCGATCAGCAATCCCAAAGTAAAGGGGAGTATCAACAAAGATATCTTCTGTTGGATTCTTCACTTCTTCTCCAGCACGATTATTACTTGGAGAAAGAAGGACTGTTCCTGTCGGGAATTTTAATTCCAATCCTTTGTTGAATGCTTGAAATGATACTTTTTTTCCTAATACATCACGATATTCAGCACCATCAACAGTCGAATTGGCATTAAAGATTTGTATTTGATCATTGTACGTAACATCACCCACCTGAATAGTGTATTTGACTGAATTTAAACCGCTTTTCAGTGGAACAGTTGCCGTAAAAACATAATATGTCTTCGGAACCGCTTTTGCAAAGTCACGATCAAATTCAAAATCTGGATCTGTTCTGTTGCTCGTTTTTGCTTCAATTTTGCCAAACAAGACTTTGTCCGCTTTTTCAGCGAATATTTTAATATAGGCGCTGTTGCTGTTCACTGTGATGTATGGATCCGTTGGCCTTGCCTTTGTAGGGCTAAGGATTTCCCAGGTATTCGTTTTTTGATTAATTTTGATGTTGTATCTAACTATTGTCCCACTCTCATCTTCGGCAACAATCGTATAAATTGTTGTGTTGTTCTTTTTTAATGTCAATGGGAGCAGGGATAATAATCTCTCTTGTTCCTCATTCTTTTGTTCCCCAGATCCCTTGGCAGCCTGTTGAGCCTTATCAAGCATTCGATTATACTTGGATGCACTAACGGCACCCTCGAAACTTGAACCGGATCTCTTAATATTAGAGTCGGAACCAAAAAACTCCTGTAGACTTCCAGGGAGTTCCTGCAAAGCTTCCTGATACTCTTTTCCTGTATCGATTGACTTCCACGATCCGTTATCATTTACGAAGTCAACGATTCGCTTGCCGTTTTTCTCTACGTATAACTTGGAAGCGTCTTTAACTTTGAAGGAAAATTTACTCAGAAACG
This sequence is a window from Brevibacillus composti. Protein-coding genes within it:
- a CDS encoding YigZ family protein, coding for MLQQYKTIAGYGEDEIVIERSRFIGYAQRVTSEEEAAAFIAMIKKKHWDATHNCSAFVIGENDQIQRSSDDGEPSGTAGKPILECIKKNGVKDTAVVVTRYFGGIKLGAGGLVRAYTAGTVIALKAAGIVVHTLHQKISVSVDYTWWGKVENELRIGGQRVVGTDYTDKVTVHVLIPDGEQDAFVEQMTDLTNGQGQIVLGEKEYVEVPVEAIGEDGLTD